Proteins co-encoded in one Pseudoliparis swirei isolate HS2019 ecotype Mariana Trench chromosome 7, NWPU_hadal_v1, whole genome shotgun sequence genomic window:
- the LOC130197096 gene encoding LOW QUALITY PROTEIN: heparin cofactor 2-like (The sequence of the model RefSeq protein was modified relative to this genomic sequence to represent the inferred CDS: inserted 1 base in 1 codon), translating into MWVITVMSAVCLLAGPSLAGIKDLSSHFAAPEPEPRGFESGGAVDMDAVPLEFHKEHTVTNDLVFDGFEDDDYIDFDKILSAGSDDYTEGDAIDEIATPAPDIDIFAEPSDPKIRRARLLQLFHGRSRLRRLNVVNARFGFNLYRSLRNAVNQSDNILLAPAGISVAMGMMSLGAGPGTRDQIYGAMGFADFVNASHHYDNATVHKLFRKLTHRLFRRNFGYTLRAVNDVYVKRAVAVNDAFRAQTKAYYFAEPQSVDFGDPAFLNKANRRILKLTKGLIKEPLKSVDPNMVLMLLNYMYFKGTWEQKFPKEMTHYRNFRVTDKTKVRVPMMSNKGNYLAAADHELECDILQLPYTGDISMLIALPRKITGMRKLEQEISPTVVNKWLKNMTNRTREVVLPRFKLEQNYDLIANLKEMGITDLFQESGDFSGMTSEKVSMNWLKHQGTITVNEEGTEAAALTQMGFMPLSSQIHFTADRPFLFLISXHRTDCLVFIGRVVNPSQN; encoded by the exons ATGTGGGTCATCACCGTCATGTCCGCGGTCTGCCTGCTGGCCGGTCCGTCCCTGGCTGGGATCAAAGACCTCAGCTCTCACTTCGCCGCCCCCGAGCCGGAGCCCCGAGGCTTTGAGTCGGGCGGGGCGGTGGATATGGACGCCGTGCCGCTGGAGTTCCACAAAGAACACACCGTGACCAACGACCTGGTTTTCGATGGCTTCGAGGACGACGACTACATCGATTTCGATAAGATTCTGTCTGCGGGCAGCGACGACTACAC AGAGGGGGATGCGATCGATGAGATCGCCACACCGGCCCCCGACATCGACATCTTCGCCGAGCCCTCCGACCCAAAGATCCGCCGCGCCCGACTCCTGCAGCTCTTCCACGGTCGGTCTCGCCTCCGGCGCCTCAACGTCGTCAACGCCCGTTTCGGCTTCAACCTCTACCGGAGCCTCCGCAACGCCGTCAACCAGAGCGACAACATCCTGCTGGCGCCCGCCGGGATCTCCGTCGCCATGGGGATGATGTCCTTGGGGGCGGGGCCCGGAACCCGGGATCAGATCTACGGCGCGATGGGCTTTGCGGACTTCGTCAACGCGAGCCATCACTACGACAACGCCACGGTGCACAAGCTCTTCAGGAAGCTGACGCACCGGCTCTTCAGGAGGAACTTTGGCTACACGCTGCGCGCCGTCAACGACGTCTACGTCAAGAGGGCCGTGGCGGTGAACGACGCGTTCCGCGCGCAGACGAAGGCGTATTACTTTGCCGAGCCGCAGTCGGTGGACTTCGGGGACCCCGCCTTCCTGAACAAGGCCAACCGTCGCATCCTGAAGCTGACCAAGGGGCTGATCAAGGAGCCGCTGAAGAGCGTGGACCCGAACATGGTGCTGATGCTGCTCAACTACATGTACTTCAAAG GTACATGGGAACAGAAATTccccaaagaaatgactcaCTATCGCAACTTCAGAGTTACCGACAAGACGAAAGTGCGCGTGCCCATGATGAGCAACAAGGGGAACTATCTGGCTGCCGCCGACCACGAGCTAGAGTGCGACATCCTCCAG CTCCCTTACACGGGAGACATCAGCATGCTCATTGCCTTGCCCAGGAAGATCACCGGCATGAGGAAGTTGGAGCAGGAGATCTCCCCCACGGTCGTCAACAAGTGGCTCAAAAACATGACGAA CAGGACCCGAGAGGTGGTGCTACCGCGGTTCAAGCTGGAGCAGAACTACGACTTGATTGCTAATCTGAAGGAGATGGGCATCACCGACTTGTTCCAGGAGAGTGGAGATTTCTCTGGGATGACCTCGGAGAAGGTCTCCATGAACTGG CTGAAGCACCAGGGAACCATCACCGTGAACGAGGAGGGCACCGAGGCTGCTGCCCTGACCCAGATGGGCTTCATGCCCCTCTCCTCTCAGATCCACTTCACCGCGGACCGGCCCTTCCTCTTCCTGATCT GGCACCGCACAGACTGCCTTGTGTTCATCGGCCGGGTGGTCAACCCTTCACAGAACTAA
- the snap29 gene encoding synaptosomal-associated protein 29, with protein MAYPKTHNPFDDDEEDDFRPKRREFGDGEDDDDGDSGLSEPERRQRHLQQQVMRTAQSAVDSSHRSLGLIYESEKIGVETAEELVRQGEVLKRADKMMDNMDQDLNTSQKHINGIKSMWGGLVNYFRAKPETKPPPEEPKAYQANDRLQTAMSSSRGHEDKYQASHPNLRKLNTGDFGGSGSSMDDKNGYPQNRHLREAHQTLDNNLDEMCGGLSRLKSLGLGLQSEIDDQDDSLDSLMNKVDKMDLKINKTNQQITNLK; from the exons ATGGCCTACCCTAAAACCCACAACCCGTTtgacgacgacgaggaggacgacTTCAGGCCCAAAAGACGGGAGTTCGGCGACGGCGAAGATGACGACGACGGCGACAGTGGGCTGAGCGAACCGGAGAGGAGACAGCGGCACCTCCAGCAGCAAGTGATGCGCACGGCTCAGTCTGCTGTGGACAGCAGCCACCGCTCCCTCGGGCTCATCTATGAATCTGAGAAGATTGGTGTGGAAACTGCAGAG GAGCTGGTTCGACAAGGTGAGGTTCTGAAGAGGGCCGACAAGATGATGGACAACATGGATCAGGACCTGAATACCAGCCAGAAGCACATTAACGGCATCAAGAGCATGTGGGGCGGCCTGGTCAACTACTTCAGGGCCAAGCCGGAGACAAAGCCGCCGCCCGAGGAGCCAAAGGCCTACCAGGCCAACGACCG ATTACAGACGGCCATGTCCAGCAGCCGAGGACACGAAGATAAGTACCAGGCCAGCCACCCCAATCTCAGAAAGCTGAACACGGGAG ATTTCGGAGGATCCGGGTCGTCGATGGATGACAAGAACGGATACCCTCAGAACAGACACCTCCGGGAAGCTCACCAGACCCTCGACAACAATCTGG ATGAGATGTGCGGCGGCTTGAGCCGACTGAAGAGCCTCGGCCTCGGCCTCCAGTCCGAGATCGACGACCAGGACGACTCCCTCGATTCTCTGATGAACAAAGTGGACAAGATGGATCTGAAGATCAACAAAACGAACCAACAGATTACAAACCTCAagtaa